Below is a window of Microbacterium saperdae DNA.
GGATGCTGTTGATGGCGCTACAGCCGCTCAGGGCGACCGTGAGTGCCAGAGCCGTTCCGGCCAGCACCAGTGCGCGTCGCTTGCGCAGTTTCATCATGATTGTTCCCCTCCAGAGTCCCGTGTGCGGGCATGACAGATACCCGCCTCGAAAACGCTAGCCGTCGGAGAGTCTGTGATGCAACTCGAAAACCGCTGTGGTTCCGCTGGGAGCGGTGCCGGTCCGCGGAGCGGGGAGATCAGCCTTCGAGGTCGTCGACTCCGGGCATCCAGCTGGAGCCCGGCCGTCCCCATCCGCGCTTGCGAGCGATCTTCTGAACAGTCTTCCAATCGCCGTCCGAAAGACGGTCGACGTAGAGGATGCCGTCGAGGTGGTCGAACTCGTGCTGCATGATGCGCGCGCGCCATCCGTCGACCTCGATCGAGACCGGGCTGCCATCGAGATCGGTGGCGGTGACGCGCACACGCTCCGACCGGCGCAAAGGGAATCTCTCGCCGGGGAAGGACAGGCAGCCCTCGGACTCCAGGTCGGGATCAGGGTCACCGGGCTCGAGCGGCGTCATCCAGAGTTCGGGATTGATCAGGACACCGCGCCAGGGCTGATCGTCGTCATCCACATACGAGTACGTGTATATGCGCAGTGCCACGCCGACCTGCGGGGCCGCGAGACCGACGCCAGGGGCGGTGTCCATGGTCTCGAACATGTCGGCGACGAGCGTGCGGACCTCGTCCGTGATCTCGTCGACACGGGAGGCGGGGGAGTGCAGAACGGGGTCGCCCATGATGCGAATCGGAAGTACAGCCACGTCACAACCCTAGTGCGCGGGGTGGGCCGGGTAGGGTCTTAGTGTGAGCGCAGGGGTGTGGATGAACGCGGTGGAAGACGTCGGCGACCAGCTCGTCGGCGCGTTCCAGAACCCTGGGCTGCTGCTCGGCATCCCGCTGGCATTGGCCGGTGCCGTCTTCATGTCTTTGGGTGCGCAGTATCAGCACCGCGGCGTGGAGAAGGTCGAGCGGCTCAGCGGCTCCACGGGTACCTCGGGGCTCAGCGTCGCGCAGCTCAAGGGGCTGCTCACGCGTCCGTCCTGGATCCTCGGAACGCTGATGCTCGGGCTGGCGATCGTGTGCCAGCTCGCCGCGCTGGTGAAGGCCCCGCTGATCGTCGTGCAGCCGCTCGGAGCGATCGCGCTCGTCATCACGACCCTGCTCAACGCGCGGATCTCCGGTCATTCGCCCACCCGACAGTCGATCACCGCGATCGTGTGCTGCGTGGGAGGCATCTTCCTCTTCGTCTTCTTCGCGGCGATCTTCGCCACGGAGCAGGACATCACCGATCGCGAGCTCTTCGTCATCCTGGCGATCCTGCTC
It encodes the following:
- the def gene encoding peptide deformylase — its product is MAVLPIRIMGDPVLHSPASRVDEITDEVRTLVADMFETMDTAPGVGLAAPQVGVALRIYTYSYVDDDDQPWRGVLINPELWMTPLEPGDPDPDLESEGCLSFPGERFPLRRSERVRVTATDLDGSPVSIEVDGWRARIMQHEFDHLDGILYVDRLSDGDWKTVQKIARKRGWGRPGSSWMPGVDDLEG